The Nocardioides sp. S5 genome includes a window with the following:
- a CDS encoding aldehyde dehydrogenase family protein, with the protein MTATLDPTATSGATETFDSLDPASGDLVGTHPVMGRDEVDAAVARARDAVDWWGNLSFDERADHLLTWRSVMTRRIAQLADLVHRETGKPHGDAQLEIVLAIDHIAWAAKNAKKVLGARKVSSGLLMANQAATVAYHPLGVIGVIGPWNYPVFTPMGSIAYALAAGNSVVFKPSEFTPGVGQWLADSFREVVHGRDVLQVVTGLGDTGNALCRARIDKLAFTGSGRTGKKVMAACAENLTPVVIEAGGKDSLIVDEDADLPKAAEAALWGGMSNAGQTCIGTERVYVHEKVFDAFLAEILAQADGLRAGSDAGAKIGPITMPSQLGVIRSHIEDAVARGARVVLGGPDAVGERFVQPTILTHVPEDSTEITEETFGPTLAINPVKSMDEAVRLTNATQYGLAGAVFSKSNGLSIAHRIRSGMTSVNSVIAFAAVPGLPFGGVGQSGFGRIHGPDGLREFTYAKAVTRQKFAPVMNLTSFARDAATDGKVAQLITLLHGGKQTLR; encoded by the coding sequence ATGACCGCCACCCTCGATCCCACCGCCACCTCGGGCGCGACCGAGACGTTCGACTCGCTCGACCCCGCCTCCGGCGACCTCGTCGGCACGCACCCGGTGATGGGCCGTGACGAGGTCGACGCGGCGGTGGCGCGCGCCCGCGACGCCGTCGACTGGTGGGGCAACCTCTCCTTCGACGAGCGGGCCGACCACCTGCTGACGTGGCGCAGCGTGATGACCCGGCGCATAGCCCAGCTCGCCGACCTGGTCCACCGCGAGACCGGCAAGCCCCACGGCGACGCCCAGCTCGAGATCGTGCTCGCCATCGACCACATCGCGTGGGCGGCGAAGAACGCCAAGAAGGTGCTGGGGGCGCGCAAGGTCTCCTCCGGCCTGCTGATGGCCAACCAGGCGGCCACCGTCGCCTACCACCCACTCGGGGTGATCGGCGTGATCGGGCCGTGGAACTACCCGGTCTTCACGCCGATGGGCTCGATCGCCTACGCGCTCGCGGCCGGCAACTCGGTCGTCTTCAAGCCCAGCGAGTTCACGCCCGGCGTCGGCCAGTGGCTCGCCGACAGCTTCCGCGAGGTCGTGCACGGTCGCGACGTGCTGCAGGTGGTGACCGGACTCGGCGACACCGGCAACGCGCTGTGCCGTGCGCGGATCGACAAGCTCGCCTTCACCGGCTCCGGCCGCACGGGCAAGAAGGTGATGGCGGCCTGCGCGGAGAACCTCACCCCGGTCGTCATCGAGGCCGGCGGCAAGGACTCGTTGATCGTCGACGAGGACGCCGACCTGCCCAAGGCCGCCGAGGCGGCACTGTGGGGCGGGATGTCCAACGCCGGCCAGACCTGCATCGGCACCGAGCGGGTCTACGTCCACGAGAAGGTCTTCGACGCCTTCCTGGCCGAGATCCTCGCGCAGGCCGACGGGCTCCGCGCCGGTTCAGACGCGGGGGCGAAGATCGGCCCGATCACCATGCCGTCCCAGCTGGGCGTGATCAGGAGCCACATCGAGGACGCGGTCGCCCGCGGTGCCCGCGTCGTCCTCGGCGGTCCCGACGCGGTGGGGGAGCGCTTCGTGCAGCCCACGATCCTCACCCACGTGCCCGAGGACTCCACGGAGATCACCGAGGAGACCTTCGGCCCGACGCTGGCCATCAACCCGGTGAAGAGCATGGACGAGGCCGTACGCCTCACCAACGCCACCCAGTACGGCCTGGCCGGGGCGGTCTTCTCGAAGAGCAACGGCCTGTCGATCGCCCACCGCATCCGCTCGGGCATGACCTCGGTGAACTCCGTCATCGCCTTCGCGGCCGTGCCGGGGCTGCCGTTCGGCGGGGTCGGCCAGTCGGGCTTCGGCCGGATCCACGGCCCCGACGGCCTGCGGGAGTTCACCTACGCCAAGGCCGTGACGCGGCAGAAGTTCGCGCCGGTGATGAACCTGACGTCCTTCGCCCGCGACGCAGCGACCGACGGCAAGGTCGCCCAGCTCATCACGCTGCTGCACGGTGGGAAGCAGACGCTCAGGTAG